The segment GAGCGCCACGGAAGCGTTGGTCACCGGGGAACCACCGCTGGTGACGTTGCCGGTGACCCGCTGGGCGAACGCCGCCTGTGTGACTGTCAAGGGTCGGACCAGCGGCGTGAACCGGCCCGTCGGACTGGAAACGCGAAACAAATGCTGGCCATCGGAGCGCGAAAACTCGGGACCGGAGTTGAAACTGAGGCTGGTTTGGATGCTCGCGTTGGTCGCCCCATCGTCGTCGCCGGGGACGTTGACGTCGCGAATTCCGTCGAAGGACGTGACCTGGCCTTCCGTGTCCTTGAAACTTTGGACGAGCAGATCGGCAACATCGACGACGCCGTTGTTGTTCAGGTCGAGGAACCGCTCGACGAGCACCGTCTCGCCGTTGGTGAGGCCGGTGATTTGCAAAGTGATGGAGCCGCTGTAGGTGTTGCTGATGGAGGACGGGTTGATCGTAAAGGTCGCGGCGTCCGCCAGAGGCACAAGGGAAAGGGCGACCGCCGACAAAGCGATTGATAATCCACGACCAAAAATCCGATGGAGATGCTTGTTCATGTGTTTCGACAGTGGTGAATGAAGGCGAGAGGCAGAGGAAGACGGTTCTTCATTACAGGTCATCTTCTAAGCGAACGGAGGAGCCAACACAAGTTGAATGTGATTGCGGGTGTCGGGGAGCGAGGGTCCCGGAGCCGCGCGGACTGACGTCCAAGATGCGCCGTGGCAGATGGAAGCCCGGGACATGGGTGGTTCACAATTCGTGCTGCCAGGTGGTTTGTGAGTTGCCGGACACGGCGCCGGCAGTAAACTCGGCTCGTGATCCGCAACATCATTTTCGACTGGTCTGGGACGCTGGTGGACGATCTCCCGGCGGTGTGGCGGGCGTCGAACCACGTTTTCAAGCAGGCGGGTGTGGCGGAGATGACCCTCGACCAGTTTCGCACCGAGTTTTCCCTTCCATTCAAGGACTTTTACGGCCGTTACGTTGCGCACATTCCACTGCCGCAACTGGAAGAATGGTTTCACCGTCATTTCAAACAGGTCCAGCACCTCTCCAGTGAACTGCCCCATGCGCGCGATTTCCTGGAATTCTGCCGCGGGAGCGGAATGCGCACGTTTTTACTGAGCACGATTCACCGGGACCATTTCGCGGCGCAATCCGCGATGACCGGGTTCGACCGCTTCCTCGACCACCCGTACATCGAGGCATGGGACAAGCGATCGTGGATTCTGGAGATTCTCGAACGGCATGAATTGAAAGCGGAGGAAACGTTGTTTATCGGTGACATGCAGCATGACATTGAGACGGCGCATCACGGCGGGGTTTTCTCCTGCGCGGTGCTCACCGGTTACAACCGGCTTGAGCAATTGCGGGCGAGCCAACCCGACCTCATCGTTGAGCATCTCGGCGAATTGCGCGACATCCTGGAACGAAACCAGTTTGAACTCAAACGCGGCGGCCCGCAGTCTCCGGGCGGGACGGACGATCGTCCGGTCGTCACCGTCGGCGCGCTCATTTACGACGAGGCCGGTCGGGCGCTCATGATTCGCACGCAGAAATGGTCGCAGCTCTGGGGCATCCCCGGCGGCAAGGTAAAATTTGGCGAGAGTTCCGTCGAGGCGTTACGGCGTGAAATCAAGGAGGAGACGAATCTGGACATCGAAGACGCCCGGTTCGTGCTTGTGCAGGATTGCATTCACTCGAAAGAATTCTATCGCGACGCGCATTTTGTTCTGCTGAATTACTCCTGCCGTTGCGTGGGTGAACCGCGGGTAAAGCTGAATGAAGAAGCGCAGGAATTTCGCTGGGTCGGCGAAGATGAGTTGCTGGCGATGGAACTGAACCGCCCGACACGGATTCTGGTGGAAGCGGTATTGAAGGAAAAAGGGCCCCGCGCGGCGGGCCCGCGTTGAGGTCACCGGCGGATGGATAAAATCATCATCAGCGATCTGGAGGTCTATTACCGTGTTGGCGTGCCCGAACAGGAACGGGCAAGCGCGCAGCGGCTGCTCATTAGCGTGGAAATGACCCGCAATGTCTCCGGGGCGGCCGAGTCGGAAGACCTGACGAAAACGATCGATTATCACGCGGTGACGCAGCGGTTGCTCAGATTCGGAGACGGCCGAAGTTGGAAGTTGATCGAAAAGCTCGCCGCCGACATTGCAGGCATGATCCTGGCGGAATTCATGCCCGGCAGCGTCACAGTCGAAGTCAGGAAGTTTATCATTCCGGAAGCGCGCCATGTCGCTGTTCGGCTGACGCGCAATCCATCCGGCTGATCAGGGATTTTTCGGAGGGGCAAAGCCGGGAAGCTTTGCGAGTTGGGCGCTGACCTCGGTTGGTTTTTTGGAGTCGTTCAGGGACAGCGCCGCCGCCGCGCCGGAGGCGTACGCCGCCGAAGCGGATGTTCCGGTAACCAGGTAGGCCTGGCCATTGAAATAAATGACAGATGCTCCCGGCGCCACCAAGGACACGAAATCCCCGTAATTGGCCCAACTGGCGATGTCACCGTTCCTGGCTCCTGCCGTAACCGCCAGGACATTCGGATTCGCGGCGGGATAGGTGGGAGTGGCGACGTGCTCGTTGCCCGCCGCGGCCACGAGCAATACTCCCTTGGCGCGTGCCTGTGCGAGGACATCATCCAAAAGAGGGCTGTCGCCCGTGCCGCCGAGACTGAGGTTCACGATCTGCGCGCCCTGGTTGACCGCCTCTACGACAGCGCGCGCGACATCAAACATCGAAGCGGATCCGTTATCGCCGTAAACGTCGATGGGAAGGAACCCGATGGAGGCGGACGCGGGATCGGTGAGTGCCTTGCCAAGCGCGGACCAAAGGGTGTCCATCATTGCCGTCCCATGCGTCACCTGGCTGGAATCAGGATTAGCGTCGCCCGCCAGCGAAATCTTGTTCATGAGGTAATCCGCCCACGGCTCTCCTTGCGATTGGATGGGCGTGTCCACCAGAGCCACCACAAGTTTTCCCGGCGAATCCGGTGGAGCCAGTTTGAAGGAAGGCGGGGCCGGCGAACTCATCGCCAACGGCTGCAATTGGCCGGGTGGGGCGACTGAATAATTATTTTCAACTGATGCGACGTCGCTGTCGTTTTCCAGTTCCGCACGGGCCGATTGTGCGGCTGCGGCGTCGTCGAATTGCAGCCTGTAGGCGTTGAGACCGTCAATGCGACCGGTGACTTTTGCGCCAAGCCGTTTCGCGAGTGCGTCGATGGTCTCCCTCGCGCCGGGCTTGAGCCGGACAACCAGTTCGTTCGGGACGGGCCTGGAGGAAGGACCATTCGTGGATTTTCGCGCGGCCCGGATGAGTTGCGTCGCGTCATGCACCGAGCTGCGGTAAATGAAGAGCTTTGCCGGACCGTTCGTTTGCGGCAGGAGCGCGAAATTCAATTCGCCGAGCAGACGTTTGAGAGCGTCGGCGGGGTTCAGTTTGCGGAACCGAGTCGTGACGGTGTAGTGAGTGTCGGGCTCGACGTAAATCTGCCATCCGGTCGCCGA is part of the Candidatus Angelobacter sp. genome and harbors:
- a CDS encoding NUDIX domain-containing protein, with translation MIRNIIFDWSGTLVDDLPAVWRASNHVFKQAGVAEMTLDQFRTEFSLPFKDFYGRYVAHIPLPQLEEWFHRHFKQVQHLSSELPHARDFLEFCRGSGMRTFLLSTIHRDHFAAQSAMTGFDRFLDHPYIEAWDKRSWILEILERHELKAEETLFIGDMQHDIETAHHGGVFSCAVLTGYNRLEQLRASQPDLIVEHLGELRDILERNQFELKRGGPQSPGGTDDRPVVTVGALIYDEAGRALMIRTQKWSQLWGIPGGKVKFGESSVEALRREIKEETNLDIEDARFVLVQDCIHSKEFYRDAHFVLLNYSCRCVGEPRVKLNEEAQEFRWVGEDELLAMELNRPTRILVEAVLKEKGPRAAGPR
- a CDS encoding dihydroneopterin aldolase produces the protein MDKIIISDLEVYYRVGVPEQERASAQRLLISVEMTRNVSGAAESEDLTKTIDYHAVTQRLLRFGDGRSWKLIEKLAADIAGMILAEFMPGSVTVEVRKFIIPEARHVAVRLTRNPSG
- a CDS encoding S8 family serine peptidase; translation: MRITLQRWFNPVLLTAILGFTPVTFVRAADSLSWHTRLNEVDAQIESWPLPKVLESIASATGWQIYVEPDTHYTVTTRFRKLNPADALKRLLGELNFALLPQTNGPAKLFIYRSSVHDATQLIRAARKSTNGPSSRPVPNELVVRLKPGARETIDALAKRLGAKVTGRIDGLNAYRLQFDDAAAAQSARAELENDSDVASVENNYSVAPPGQLQPLAMSSPAPPSFKLAPPDSPGKLVVALVDTPIQSQGEPWADYLMNKISLAGDANPDSSQVTHGTAMMDTLWSALGKALTDPASASIGFLPIDVYGDNGSASMFDVARAVVEAVNQGAQIVNLSLGGTGDSPLLDDVLAQARAKGVLLVAAAGNEHVATPTYPAANPNVLAVTAGARNGDIASWANYGDFVSLVAPGASVIYFNGQAYLVTGTSASAAYASGAAAALSLNDSKKPTEVSAQLAKLPGFAPPKNP